In the Silene latifolia isolate original U9 population chromosome 1, ASM4854445v1, whole genome shotgun sequence genome, GGGTGCGAGTTTATGTGGTCTTTTGGCGGATAAATTTGGATAACAAGCACACCCAAAGACTCGGAGATGGGAGTATGAGGGATTTTTCAGGAAGAGAGCGGAAGTGGGGGAGCGGAATTGGAGAATTTTGGTGGGAAGTATATTGTGGAGGTGAACCGCACTGTGAAGTGCATCGACCCAAAATTCAAGGGGGATGGAGGCGTGGTGAAGCAGAGCAAGAACGATTTCATTGATGCGACGGATCATTCGCTCGGACTTGCCATTTTGTGGTGATGTTTGCGGACATGAGAAGCGAAAAACTAGACCGTTTTTATGGGCAAAATCTTTAAATTCATTGCTATCGAATTCTCGTCCTAAGTCACATTGAAAAGCTTTTATGGAGCGTTGGAATTGTGTTGTGACGTAATTTCGGAAATTTATAAATTTGGTGAATGTTTCAGATTTGAATTTTAAGGGGTAGACCCATACATATTGAGTAAAATTATCAATTAAGATCAAGTAGTATTTGTAACCGTTTTTACTCTTGACTGGCGACGTCCATAAGTCGCTGTGAATAATATCAAAAGGGGCAAGAGTATTAGACAAAGAATCGGAAAAAGGCAATCTTTTATGCTTACTTATTTGACATGAATGACAAAGATTGTTTTGTTTGCTACTACAATCAACAATAGAATTTGACTTAAGATAATTAAAAACATGTGCACCCGGATGACCTAAATGAGAGTGCCAGACATCGGATGAAAGAGCTAGGAACGACACAGGTGACTTGGTTTCTTTTGACATAGCTAACACGGGATAGAGATCGCCACCACTATTGCTCCTCAGAATCAGATTCCCATTCGCTAAATCCTTCACGGAAAAACCACAAGGATCAAATTCGACGGACACATGATTATCTTTGGTAAATTGTCGAACTGAGATGAGATTTTTAATGATATTAGGTGTGTATAAAACGTTTTGCAAGTGAAGGGAACGGGTTTGGGTGGGTAAATGGGTGTGTCCAGAACCGTGAACAGGTATACTAGAGCCGTTTCCAACATAAATCGATTTAATCGTGCTAGAATTGAGAGGGGAACGAAAAATACCTGCGTCGGCACTAAGGTGAGAAGAAGCTCCTGTATCCATATAGAAAGGTCCGCTAGGGTAGGGTTGCAGGGTCATGGCATTGAAAGCCTGTCCTAAGTCCGTAGGTTGTGGATGATCTTCGGTTGCGATATGGGCCTGACTGTAACCAGAAGTTTGTTGCCGCGTACTGGGTGTGCGAGCAGAGGAACGCGGGGCAGATTGTGGTGCCATAGGCCACGGCTGCCAAGGATTAGTCCACCCTGGATAGGTGGGGTAAGGGCAAGGTGGTGGTGTCCACGGGCTAGGCCAGGTGGGCACGGGTCCCCAGTTTGCAGGAGACGGGGAGGACCCCTGTTTTGATTGGTTGCGATGTCCCCCACCCTTAGAGCTGCCACTGTGGCGTTTACCGTTGTGGCGATTGCTGCGTGGCTGATTGGACTTGGGTGCATCATCCCAAGCACGGGAATCAGACGGAGGGGTGGAGGGAGCAACTAAGGCCGCTGGTTCATCACGACCAGCAGTACGGTGGATCTCAAGCTCTATCATACTTCTTGCCGTCTCAAAATTTGGTAGTGTTTGGTTGATGTATGCAGCGACCGTATCATATTCCTTCGGTAAGCCGCGAACAAATTGGAGAACCAAACGTTGGTCATTAATGGCGGCACCAACGTCCTTCAACAAGCCTGCCAACTCTCGGAGACGTTGACAGTACGCGTCGAAAGAAGGTTGTTGAGCGAGTTTGAGATTGTTGAACTCATGTTCAAGATTGGCAGCACGGgctcccttattattaaggaaaaTGTTCTTGACTCGCGTCCAAGCCTCAAGGGCAGTGGATTCGGATTCCAAGACACGGGGCAACAAGTCATCGGACATGGTGCCGTAGATCCATTGGAGAACGTGGGCATCGATCTCGTACCACGCATCATACGTTGGATCAGTTTTGGGAGGAGCGGGTGTGCCATCTATGTGATGCAATACCTTGTAGCCACGGGCATGAAGGTTGAATAGGTTGACCCACGATGCATAGGTAACCTTGGTACCGTCGAGAACACGTACCTTGTTTTGGATGTTGGTAACGGTGTAGACGGGATGTAGTGAGGGTTTGGCCGTAGGTGGGTTAATTTTGTCATCGCCGGACATTGTGAGGGACCGAGGAGACGGAGGACTGGTTTGCCGTGAGCAAAAACCAAAAAGGAGGAAAAGTTTAACCTAAAACTACTGATACCATGTGAATTGTATAATTCCCTGACTTGGGAGTTATTCTATTAGGCATTATATAGGTACAAAGTACAACAATAAGATCCTAATTACAAGGCAAGAATATCTCTAATTAAGCTAACAAATAACTAGAGGATATTTACAATCAAATCATAATATTTACTAATAGTCCGTGTTGGACATGTTTCCCATAGTAGAGTTTTTGACCCTCAAATTTTGCGGTGTCGGTGATGATAAGAAGCAGCTGTTATACGGAAAGCCTGTCAATGTAAGCGCCTCTCGAGAAGCAATCAGAAGGATGAAGTCGATAAACGTGGAAATAAATAACAGGAGTAGTTATTGCAAGCGCGCAAAATCTTTCTCAAACCTTATAACGGGTTTGTTAAGAAGCACTTGCGATTTGGAGCACTTGAATGTTAGTGTAAATGATTGTCGAGAGTGGGAGTCGAGTAATGTGATGCGCGATCAGGAACAAGAGTTAAATTTATGCGTGGAACTCTATCGTTATCAAATGATCTCCACTTGTGATGTTGAATTTAAAGGGAGATTTCTCAACATGTCTCGAAATGATGGTCCCAAAGTTACTACTACGAATGGCAAAGTTATCTATTTCCTTCATTCTCGAAAAGGTTTTATTCATAAAAAACAAtgatttttctttttctaatgGTTTGCGACCTCATATAGTATCGTCTCATCAGTAGAACTTAGAGGTATATTTCGATGATGTTCCAAAGATGTACGAGTATTTAATTTCCTTTATGATGCTTATGGCGATATTAATTTATCTACGGAGTATGTCCTATTGTCGATGGTAAATTATTCTTAAGGTAGACGTAGTGTTTGCGAAGTTAAGTCGCTTCAATACGATTTTGGCATACAACGAGCTGTCACAGTTTGTCGGATTTACTTGGCATGTCTACGCCAAATATAGTGATCCGAAAACTAGTAGTTATTACTCCGTATAACTTATATTGTAGTCTAAATCACTCATAATTATAACTACTAGTTTAGTTTTGCGATCACTATATATGGCGTAGAGATGCAAATATTGTCGTCACTGGGATAACTACTAGATTTTCGATCAGTATATACTACAATGTGTTCGTACAAATGTAAAATACTCTGTTTAAGGTAGCTCCGCTCTTTTAGCATTTATACGATCCAAAGTTTTTGTGTATAACTATATGCCAAAGGAATACGGAGTATTACCTTAAGACTTACTGTaaaataagttcagttcaattcaacaCTATTGTTAAGCCCtcttcttttggactgaaatttaaTGAATTGATCTGATCTAaaatgaattgaattgaattaaactgatctaaaatgaatcgacttacactaaactgaactaaacttattaGAGTTCAGTTCATATCAGATCGCTCAAAAGGATAAACATAGAAATTGACAAATGGGACTCTAATTGCAAACCTGCGTAATCCTTCTTAGACGACCCTGTAGATCATTTGCTAAGAAACACCCTTTATTTGCAGCACTTTTAATCTTAGGGTAATCAATTGTAAGGAACATCCGTTAATAGATCAAGCAAAACAGAAGTTAATTGAACGACTAGCACAACACAATATAACAGCTATCAGTAACTAAATAAGGAACTAATGATTGTATTGAGTTACCGAGTACATAACACATAAAACCTCCGACCCAATCATTTGCTAATGAAAGTTAACAATGATTGGAACGGAGGAAGTACTCAATACCATAAAATCTAAAGGAATTTGATGGCCAAGATAACTTCACGGCTATTACTTTCCGATCAACCTTGATTCGATCTTGAAACATATTTGTGAAACATCCCTTCAAATTCAACCTTACACCCACTTGATGCCATAGGACACTCGCTTATTAGCTTGCATAAATTCGATTCCATCCTTTCTCGAACTTCCTCTGTGAAAAATTTCGGACCAACTGCCCTAAAATACAAGTGCTCCAAATCTATGGAGCCACTTAACAAGTACTGTACTAGTTTTAAGAATGATTTTCCAGGCTTGCGATAACTCGTACAGTACGCTTCAATCTCTAGTCTCTTGAGTACTCGTCGTGAGGTTCTTGTACGGTTAGGCTTCCCGAGGTTCCTCTCTCTCGTGATACGTCTATCACAATCGACTTTTAGGGTCAGAACATCTAACAAAGGGCACAACTCTAATAATGAAGCCACGGTCTTGATGTTATACCATTTTTTCATAATTAGTGTACATCGAGTTACGTTGCAAAACACGGCCGACGACACCTTATCTAGTACATAATCATCAAGTGTGAGGGAACTAACATTACTAATTGCCTGATAAAACTCTGACATTACTTTGTTTTCATCCCGGCATTGTAGTCCATCATTGTGGTTGAAGTCGATTTTTACTTCACGCAACGCAGAAGGTTTATCTTCGAAACTAAAGATGACGGATTTTACAGTATGGCAAACCAACTGCTCTAACTTTGGGGCATTAATCACAACTACAAAACGTTTATATTCGATACAGCCTGTGTCGATAACTAGCCGTCGTAAATTTTGATTGAAAACCTTAATGTCGTCACATTCCTCAAAGTCGTCACATTCCGGTGTCCACATAAACAAGAAATCTATTAAAGACAAATCTTCGAGAGATGGACAAGCCTTGATTAACGTTTCCAACAACTTAAATCCAACCCGACAGCGACAGCGTGTAAATCGTAATCTCTTCAAATTAGGAAGATTGATTTGTCCATCATCAGGCAACTGCAAATTATTTATGGAGTATAACTCAATTGACGTCAGCGACTGCGTTCGTAAAACAGAACTTGGCAATATATTCTGACGGTAGCTGGAACCCTCAAAACGAGGACACGTTAACTTGAGTTCACGGACGTTGCGGTCACAAGCTTGTCGAAACCAAAAATTCAAAAGAAATAGCGAGATTGAGTCGTCAACTTCAACCACATATTTGACGAAGAAACGGTAGATTGACGGTGAGGTAATATGTGACATGAAGTCAGGAAAATGCTTGAAATCAGGGAGTTTTATATTTATAGAGGTTACTTTAGTCCAAAGACCACGCCATCGACGGGATAATGACCCCGTGACGATGGCAAATCGGAGAGGAAGGAAGGAGATGATTTCGATAAGAACGTCGTCGGAGAGGGAACTCAACCTATCTACGCTATGATTACTAACTTTAACGCCAATCTCCATTCTTTAAGGCCTGAACAAATTTCAAGCTTCCGGGATTGAAGGGTTATTGAGTGTGTTCTTGACCTAATTTTTGCCTCTTTTTTTTTTGCTTATATACGGAATAAATGGAGTACTCCTTATAATATAAATTGCTTATGGAGCTCGAGTGGGCTTGGAATCGGCTCGGAATTGAGCTCATAATTGATTCGGAATTTTACGAGCTTAAAAAAACAAAGCTCGGAATCGGCTTGGTTTAGGCTCAGCTCGAGCTTAACTCGGGCCCAACTCGAGTTAAATCAAAACATGTTAAATCATTATTTCTTTAATTTCTTGAAATTAAATCAAATTAAAAATAACTATATTTTAAGAAAAATGCAAATATAAAATACTTAGCAAATATATAACAAAAATATAATTATAAATTTGAAAGTAGAATTCTATTTAGAAGAAAAACAATTGTAAAATGCCAAaataaataatcataaaaattacgtttttttcccatggtaccctcgaactttggcagattacacatagtaccctcattttaagtttctacatataatacccttgtttttacctttttctttcctaAAATACCCTTAACAAACTTTCCGTCATAACACAGTTAATTTACATCTACTACACACTTTACCACTTACTTTTACCCATAATAAATCATCACAACTATTCACCCTCCATCGTCACCAATTACCATTAATAAAAACCTCACTCCATAACTCAATCATACCAATTACCCAATTCAACTTAACGTTGGTTATCGGTGGGAGTcggaccttttttttttttggaagaagACGTGCTTAAATTAAAAAAAGTTCAAAGTAGCAGATACATCAAGGGGGCGGGTCTGGGGGGAGCGGCTCAATAGCTGCAATAAAGTCAGTAGTACATAATCGAAGGACAAAGGAAGGTGCCGAGTCCCAATTAATACAACCATTACTAGAACTATCATCAAATAAACCGGCCttggcaagagcatccgcaactCCATTGGCCGATCTTTTCTCAAAGACGATCTTCAACCGGGGAGAGCTTTCCACGAGGTCCCTACACTCAAGGATAACATTAGTAAATTGACCACAAGGTGGAGCCTTGCTTAAGATAGAAGTAACCGCATTAAGGCAATCAGAGGCAATAATAAAACAATCCATGGACGCAAGACCGGCCCTCAGACCCTCTCTAATAGCTAAGATCTCGCCAACAAAGGGATTAGGAGCAAGAAAACGTTTAGACCAACCCCGAACCCACGAGCCCGAGTCGTCTCTGATCACACACCCAATACAAGCTAAGGAAGAAGAGGGGGAGAAAGCCGCATCAACGTTGATTTTGAACCAACAAAGCGGGGGAAGGGCCGAACTACCAGGGTAGTAAGAGGCAGAGGGTGGGAGTCGGACCTTAGTATAGAGGCTTAATCATTTGACCTTGACCTTTCATCTGCGGGAGTGGGAGAGGTTGGAGTCGGGATTCGGTTGTTGGGTGAATAACCTTAACTTGTGTCGGGTTATCCATGGGAGAACCAAAGGTGATTTGGCCTTTGGGAGGCTTATAAGATTTGGTACAGTAGAGACAATATCCCACCTAATTAGTTAAATTATGACTTGGGTAAGGAACTTGAGGCGAGAAAGAACCGGATTGACGACTTCATCGGATTCTAAACTTTTCTTTATCGTTTAAAATAGTGTTTATATTACTTGTTAACATAGTTTAGCAAGTAGACTTGGTTATTTATTAATTTGGTTAATTAGTTTAATATTAACCAACTCCTTTATTTGTGTAGCTAACTTGAATTATAATTTAAGACGTATTAGTATTTAATACCTTGATCTTCTTGTGGATTCACCCGAGCAAAAGCTGGCTCGAGAGCTTatcgagtcaagccgagcaaacgcTGGCTCGACCTAAAAAGCTCGCGAGCGactcgaacttgtgtgattagatatatttgtatcacacatatcaaatGTCTCACCTATTGCCAAATATTTCTACATATAACCTTCGAGCTTTCTTATTGAAAGTATCGggagaaaaaatcaaaaaattggcAATTATATATAGGCTCGGTTTGGGCCCGATTTTGGCTTGATCTCAcattaaagctcgcaagcttgaaAACGAGCACCTTTTTTTCAATTTCGGGTAAGCTCGAGACCTGCTCGAGCtcgagttttggttcttgagcacaagtCGGGCAAGaccaagctcgggctcggctcttCTCGTTAACACCCCTAGTTGGACCATTAGACTTGGAAGTCGTCAGTTGAAAAAAATTAGGTCAAATACACACGGCACACACGCTTAAACCTTTTTCGTAGAAAACATAGATGACTATCAAACGTAGAAAACAAAGCTATGACAGGCTCAGCATTCTTCCTGTCGAAATCCTTATCGGAATTATCTCTTTGCTTCCTCTCCGATTAGCCATCGTTACTGGGTCTTTATCCCGTCAATGGCGTGGTCTTTGGACTAACGTGACCTCTATAAATATCGGCAGCCATGAATTAACGCACTTTCCTGAGTTCATGACGCATATTACCTCACCGTCAATAGACCGTTTTGTTATCGAATCAATAGATCAAGGTAAAAACACGATCTGGCCGCCTCCTTTGGATTCTTTGCTTCAGCAAGCTTGTGACCGCAATGTCCGTGAACTCAAGTTAACGTCGATATTTGGTTTGCAGTTGCCTGATCAAATCAATCTTCCGAATTTGAAAAGATTGTTGCTTAACCAATTTCCTTTCGATTTTGAGTTGCTTTTAGAATTCTTCGGCAAGCTTGTGACCGCAATGTCCGCTATTGAAGGCTTGTCCATCTCTCGAGGATTTGCTTTTTGAATTCTTCTATTGCGATGGATTTCAACATGATATTATGATTTCCAATCGAAATTTAAGACGGTTGGATATCCACACAAGTATTATAGGGAATATCATAGTTGTGCTTAATACCCCAAAGTTGGAGCATGTTaggaatttgtgccttgaatttgtgtcgaagacggaTTAAGCAAAGACAAGTAACAAAGAAGTTAGAAACAAAGACAAAGGGGATTGCCGAGTGGAATGCGGGTCGTGAGTTTCCTACGCAGGTCGTTTATCTTCCTGTGTTTGGCTATATACATGACCTTGGTTTAAGAAACACAATGGGTCCCACATTTAATTAGTCAAGTTGACTATATGTTAAGTCTCCGTGGCTTTGTTAATTAGTAGTTTCTACTTCCTACCGTATTATATTGAGATTAGGAAATAATTATTTCCTATTAGTTTATTCTTATTTAgtctagatattttatcttgggtggaataaatatataaagacccaagttttattctaggttaattaaaagagagagatttgagagcacaataaagagggtcgatttgtgaggttccttctgaagaagaaaactcaatttgttccgggctctattattggtgttcgtctgtctttgaagatcggaggagtttgttcagatcttggtaggcctcaagattatttgtccttcgtcttattggggtagtctcttttgttcctttgagactact is a window encoding:
- the LOC141627105 gene encoding F-box/LRR-repeat protein 13-like, which gives rise to MEIGVKVSNHSVDRLSSLSDDVLIEIISFLPLRFAIVTGSLSRRWRGLWTKVTSINIKLPDFKHFPDFMSHITSPSIYRFFVKYVVEVDDSISLFLLNFWFRQACDRNVRELKLTCPRFEGSSYRQNILPSSVLRTQSLTSIELYSINNLQLPDDGQINLPNLKRLRFTRCRCRVGFKLLETLIKACPSLEDLSLIDFLFMWTPECDDFEECDDIKVFNQNLRRLVIDTGCIEYKRFVVVINAPKLEQLVCHTVKSVIFSFEDKPSALREVKIDFNHNDGLQCRDENKVMSEFYQAISNVSSLTLDDYVLDKVSSAVFCNVTRCTLIMKKWYNIKTVASLLELCPLLDVLTLKVDCDRRITRERNLGKPNRTRTSRRVLKRLEIEAYCTSYRKPGKSFLKLVQYLLSGSIDLEHLYFRAVGPKFFTEEVRERMESNLCKLISECPMASSGCKVEFEGMFHKYVSRSNQG